The Streptococcus mitis region AAGACCTTGGGCTTCCGATTTAGGCATGAGACACCTTTGGTGGCTGCTGCCGTCCCTCACAACCTAAAGTGATTGAAAAAAGAAGGAAAGAGAAGGAAAATTATGACCAAACCAATTATTTCCATCATCATGGGCTCAAAATCCGACTGGGCAACCATGCAAAAAACAGCAGAAGTCCTTGACCGCTTCGGTGTAGCCTATGAAAAGAAAGTTG contains the following coding sequences:
- a CDS encoding phosphoribosylaminoimidazole carboxylase — translated: MKERLNDNPIVQGNWKTLGFRFRHETPLVAAAVPHNLK